From the Syntrophomonadaceae bacterium genome, one window contains:
- a CDS encoding dihydropteroate synthase encodes MILIGENIQILSKVVSEALIGRDARPLQELASKQAECGVQYIDLNIGPARKNPTETMSWLVNAIQEVVDLPFSLDTTNPVAMEAGLAICRQRPLINSANGTKDSKERMLPLAKKYNANVVISVLNDAGIPSDAASRAESIMETIDYAHSLGIPTEDIWVDPILMPVGVGQQDILESVELIKMLPDIAPGVKSVIGLSNVSNGTPRHLRHILNQVVMVVFEQAGLYSAIVDSFDQDLIELNSGKKQEIVSIIHQVIDGEDLDMTVMSPVERDYYKTARVIMGRELYSPSWLEV; translated from the coding sequence ATGATTCTAATTGGAGAAAACATTCAGATTCTCTCCAAGGTCGTTTCGGAAGCTCTTATTGGCAGAGATGCGCGTCCTCTGCAGGAGTTGGCCAGCAAGCAGGCTGAGTGCGGTGTGCAATATATTGATTTGAACATCGGTCCTGCGCGCAAAAATCCGACCGAAACCATGAGCTGGCTTGTTAATGCTATTCAGGAAGTTGTCGACCTTCCGTTTTCCCTTGATACTACTAATCCTGTTGCTATGGAAGCTGGCCTGGCTATTTGCCGGCAAAGACCGCTGATTAATTCTGCAAATGGTACTAAGGACAGTAAAGAACGGATGCTACCGCTGGCCAAAAAATATAATGCCAATGTGGTAATTTCGGTGCTCAACGATGCCGGCATCCCCTCTGATGCTGCTTCCCGGGCTGAGTCCATCATGGAAACAATCGATTATGCCCACAGTCTCGGCATTCCGACGGAAGACATCTGGGTTGACCCAATTCTGATGCCTGTAGGAGTTGGCCAGCAGGACATTTTAGAGTCAGTGGAACTCATCAAAATGCTGCCGGATATCGCTCCTGGCGTCAAGTCTGTGATTGGACTTTCCAACGTATCAAACGGCACTCCGCGACACTTGCGTCATATCCTAAACCAAGTAGTGATGGTTGTTTTTGAGCAAGCTGGTTTGTATTCTGCTATTGTGGATAGTTTTGATCAGGATCTGATCGAACTGAATTCCGGCAAAAAACAGGAAATCGTATCTATTATCCACCAGGTAATAGATGGCGAAGACTTGGACATGACCGTCATGTCTCCAGTCGAAAGGGACTACTATAAGACAGCCAGGGTCATCATGGGGCGAGAGCTGTATTCTCCGTCCTGGCTGGAAGTTTAA
- a CDS encoding acetyl-CoA decarbonylase/synthase complex subunit gamma gives MPVKASDIQKLLPENGKKNCKECGLATCFAFAMKLANAGIALEKCSYLSLDSKAQIEDMLQPPIRQVKIGQGPRQVVIGAEEVMYRHQKTFLQPPGLALQIADGESEEIWGNKLAKLAWQYDRLDKISRFDLVALHCTSGDSSRYHKLVERTLAETDAGLILMADEPGCLLAAYEASKNRNPLVCVTAENYTQVVPNLDKSAAVCARAKSLETLADLSGKLKEMGLENLVLEPGSRTLPDLVRDQTIIRRASLLHKFRTLGYPTLFYGPAVTSDIDTQLLLASAGIARYAGIIVLDDVSPAGFETLLTVRQDIYTDPRVAPTVESKVYSFNEADESAAVLVTTNFALTYYAVAGETENSKLPVYLLCQDTGGLCVLAAWSTGKFVPETIAEMVKKQSLADKVTHKQLILPGYVARLKGDLEDELPGWEILVGPREATDLPKYLHELKKRRNSVA, from the coding sequence ATGCCTGTAAAAGCTTCGGATATTCAGAAGTTATTACCGGAAAACGGCAAGAAAAACTGCAAGGAATGCGGTTTAGCCACCTGTTTTGCTTTTGCCATGAAATTGGCTAATGCTGGTATTGCGCTGGAAAAGTGTTCCTATCTTTCGTTAGATTCAAAGGCACAAATAGAAGACATGCTCCAACCACCGATCAGGCAGGTTAAAATTGGCCAGGGACCCAGGCAAGTGGTCATCGGTGCAGAAGAGGTAATGTACCGCCACCAAAAAACCTTTTTACAACCGCCCGGACTTGCCTTGCAGATCGCTGACGGAGAAAGCGAAGAGATCTGGGGCAACAAGCTGGCCAAACTGGCCTGGCAGTATGATAGGCTTGACAAAATATCCCGCTTTGATCTGGTGGCTTTACACTGCACCAGTGGAGACAGCAGCCGGTACCATAAACTGGTGGAAAGAACCTTGGCGGAAACTGACGCCGGCCTGATCCTGATGGCTGATGAGCCCGGCTGTTTGCTTGCCGCCTACGAAGCAAGTAAGAACAGGAACCCGCTGGTCTGTGTTACCGCTGAGAACTATACGCAAGTTGTGCCTAATCTCGATAAGAGCGCCGCTGTCTGCGCCAGGGCTAAAAGCCTGGAAACCCTGGCTGACCTGTCAGGAAAACTGAAGGAAATGGGTCTGGAAAACCTGGTGCTGGAACCTGGTTCCCGCACCCTGCCGGACCTGGTTCGGGATCAAACAATCATCCGTCGTGCTTCTTTATTGCATAAGTTTAGAACCTTAGGTTATCCGACCCTCTTTTATGGACCAGCAGTTACCTCCGATATAGACACCCAACTGCTGTTAGCTTCCGCAGGTATAGCAAGGTATGCTGGTATTATTGTCCTGGATGATGTTTCGCCAGCGGGTTTCGAGACATTATTGACAGTACGCCAGGATATTTATACTGATCCGAGAGTGGCGCCAACTGTTGAAAGCAAGGTCTATTCCTTTAACGAGGCAGATGAAAGTGCTGCTGTGCTGGTCACGACCAACTTTGCCCTGACATATTACGCTGTGGCTGGTGAGACGGAAAACAGCAAGCTGCCTGTATATTTGCTTTGCCAGGATACGGGAGGCTTATGTGTGCTGGCAGCCTGGTCTACCGGCAAGTTCGTTCCGGAGACAATTGCTGAAATGGTCAAGAAACAATCCTTAGCCGATAAGGTGACTCATAAGCAGCTGATCCTCCCTGGGTATGTGGCTCGCCTTAAGGGTGACCTGGAAGATGAGTTGCCTGGCTGGGAAATTCTTGTTGGCCCAAGAGAGGCGACTGACCTGCCCAAATATTTGCATGAGCTGAAAAAACGTCGCAATAGCGTAGCTTAA
- the cdhB gene encoding CO dehydrogenase/acetyl-CoA synthase complex subunit epsilon, which yields MTTELMTLPYYKVNVLTGTKAAKVVALPGEAAKIIEKAKNPLYIFGPEVIDSPVGDRLLIDYALEIAKSRNIPICATAHVKRKMLELGVRPDSTYDIIEIIHFLKDKEWAGVRGKGYHDLVLFTGVRCDLAERGLATLKHFAPHLKTFAICRRSHPNADFAVPVLVKREKWQEYLSELVSALGTTE from the coding sequence ATGACCACAGAGTTAATGACCTTGCCTTACTACAAAGTCAATGTTTTAACTGGCACCAAAGCAGCCAAGGTAGTTGCTTTGCCGGGTGAGGCGGCAAAAATAATTGAAAAGGCTAAAAATCCATTGTATATTTTTGGCCCGGAAGTTATCGATTCGCCTGTAGGTGACAGATTGCTGATTGATTATGCGCTTGAAATTGCCAAGTCACGCAATATTCCCATATGTGCCACGGCTCATGTCAAGAGAAAGATGCTGGAACTGGGAGTTCGTCCCGATTCAACCTATGACATCATTGAGATCATCCATTTCTTAAAGGACAAGGAATGGGCTGGTGTTCGCGGTAAGGGCTACCATGACTTGGTGCTGTTTACCGGTGTGAGGTGCGATCTGGCTGAACGCGGGCTGGCCACCCTGAAACACTTTGCCCCCCACTTGAAAACCTTCGCAATTTGCCGCCGCAGCCACCCCAATGCTGACTTTGCCGTACCGGTGCTTGTGAAGAGGGAAAAGTGGCAGGAGTATTTGTCAGAGTTGGTAAGTGCACTTGGCACCACTGAGTAA
- a CDS encoding acetyl-CoA decarbonylase/synthase complex subunit delta yields MEKFIEKYPGEIKELVLGPEVKKIGVGGQNTLPFHFFEGRPAKLKLALEITDSEPADWTLCLQDLYADVKSSPVAWAKKCVEVFGAEMIFLNLNSMEKDLPAIEIAAGVKKVAEAVDVPLVVFGLGEKEKDAAVLPVVAATCSGMNLLIGPVLKENYQEIAPVALEHGHAIIAQIPMDINLAKDLNIRLSKIFPLDRIVIDPLTCAAGYGLDYAYSTMERIRLSAIVHDDKTLQSPLIARVGKEAWKTKEATQDADKGILWEALTAFTLLIAGADIVTLRHPESLQRVRALVN; encoded by the coding sequence ATGGAAAAGTTTATAGAAAAATACCCTGGCGAAATCAAGGAACTGGTACTGGGGCCAGAAGTCAAAAAAATAGGAGTTGGCGGACAAAATACCTTGCCTTTTCATTTTTTTGAAGGAAGACCGGCTAAACTAAAGCTTGCTCTGGAAATAACTGACAGCGAACCGGCTGACTGGACACTGTGTCTGCAGGATCTTTACGCGGATGTTAAATCGTCTCCGGTTGCCTGGGCTAAAAAATGTGTGGAAGTCTTTGGGGCAGAGATGATTTTTCTGAATCTGAACAGCATGGAAAAGGATCTGCCGGCAATAGAGATTGCTGCCGGCGTAAAAAAAGTTGCCGAAGCAGTTGACGTACCGCTGGTAGTTTTTGGCTTGGGCGAGAAAGAAAAAGATGCTGCCGTTCTGCCGGTGGTGGCCGCAACCTGCAGCGGGATGAACTTATTAATTGGTCCGGTACTGAAGGAGAATTATCAGGAAATAGCACCTGTGGCCCTCGAACACGGGCACGCAATTATCGCTCAGATTCCCATGGATATCAATTTGGCCAAAGATTTAAACATCAGGCTCAGCAAGATATTCCCGCTAGACAGGATAGTTATTGATCCCCTGACTTGTGCTGCCGGCTACGGACTGGATTATGCTTATTCCACCATGGAACGCATTCGCCTCTCGGCGATCGTACATGACGATAAAACCTTGCAGTCGCCATTGATTGCCAGGGTGGGGAAGGAGGCATGGAAAACCAAGGAAGCAACCCAGGATGCAGATAAAGGTATTCTTTGGGAAGCACTTACTGCATTTACCCTGTTAATTGCCGGTGCAGACATCGTAACCTTACGTCATCCGGAAAGTCTGCAGCGCGTTAGAGCCTTGGTCAACTAA
- the cooS gene encoding anaerobic carbon-monoxide dehydrogenase catalytic subunit encodes MDRELKDTILHFAGELHREAVATATSLAEDRQRSADPAVQGMLARKLPVATAYDRYLAQQPQCRYGDTGICCRICIQGPCQITSAAPKGVCGATAYTIVARNLLRSVLGGTAAHSDHAKHILLTLKSVAEGRSGDYKISSPQKLLAIAERLGISTLGRDNIDILRDVVDCGLAEYGRLSDGYLQWVEKVVTPDRVKKFRETDILPTSIFDTIATAMSQTHLGMDADPVSLVFKTLEAALADFAGMHVGTDLSDVLFGVPVPVYTEANLGVIDQTKVNIAVHGHNPLLSEMIVRAARELEKEAEEAGANGIQLMGVCCTGNEVLMRQGVPLATNFMSQELPIMTGALDVMVVDVQCIMPSVQAVAECFKTRIVTTAKNARIPGSHYLDFTTENALLKAKDVIRLAIAAYRERAGTPCFIPAVKSKVVAGFSLETLYDLFSALNPAAPVSVLTEALKCGELRGVVLFAGCNNLKTTQDNSYITIAKSLAKKDVFLLATGCAAGAFAKLGLLTPEAVEIYAGEGLKAFLRRLEEANAQKLQGGLPLVFHMGSCVDNTRAADLATAIANDLGVDTPKIPFAASAPEAMTEKSLSIGSWNVAMGLPVHVGVIPPVLGSGLVNGLLLDIAQDVFGGHFIWETDPLRAAEEIMAALQARSWKLRIHGEAAQKFGTSLTATW; translated from the coding sequence ATGGACCGGGAACTTAAAGACACGATCCTGCACTTCGCGGGCGAGCTGCACCGGGAAGCAGTTGCGACGGCCACCAGCCTGGCAGAGGACCGGCAAAGGTCTGCCGACCCTGCAGTGCAAGGGATGTTGGCTAGGAAATTACCGGTCGCTACCGCCTATGATCGCTATTTGGCGCAACAGCCCCAGTGCCGCTACGGTGATACTGGCATTTGTTGCCGTATTTGTATCCAGGGGCCGTGCCAGATCACATCCGCCGCCCCTAAAGGCGTCTGCGGCGCTACCGCTTACACCATTGTAGCTCGTAATTTGCTTCGTTCCGTTCTTGGTGGTACGGCAGCCCATTCGGATCATGCCAAGCATATCCTGCTCACTTTGAAGTCAGTGGCGGAGGGGAGATCTGGAGATTACAAAATCTCCAGTCCGCAAAAATTATTGGCCATAGCAGAAAGGCTGGGCATTTCGACACTAGGGCGCGATAATATAGATATTTTGCGCGATGTGGTGGATTGCGGCCTGGCGGAATACGGCCGTCTGAGCGATGGCTACCTGCAGTGGGTGGAGAAGGTAGTTACACCTGACCGCGTCAAAAAGTTCCGGGAGACAGATATTTTGCCGACCAGCATTTTTGACACTATCGCCACCGCCATGAGCCAGACCCACTTGGGGATGGATGCAGATCCGGTCAGCCTGGTTTTTAAAACACTGGAGGCGGCACTGGCTGATTTTGCCGGAATGCATGTAGGGACTGACCTTTCTGATGTGCTCTTTGGTGTTCCCGTTCCGGTCTATACTGAGGCTAACCTGGGTGTGATAGATCAGACAAAGGTTAACATTGCTGTTCATGGTCATAACCCGCTCTTGTCGGAAATGATTGTCCGGGCAGCGCGGGAGCTGGAAAAAGAGGCGGAAGAGGCCGGAGCCAATGGTATCCAGTTAATGGGTGTCTGCTGTACCGGTAACGAGGTCTTGATGCGCCAGGGTGTACCGCTGGCAACCAATTTTATGTCCCAGGAGCTGCCGATTATGACTGGGGCCTTAGATGTGATGGTGGTGGATGTACAGTGTATTATGCCCAGCGTTCAGGCAGTTGCCGAGTGCTTCAAGACACGGATAGTCACGACAGCTAAAAATGCCCGTATCCCAGGCTCCCATTATTTAGACTTTACCACAGAAAATGCACTGCTTAAAGCCAAGGATGTAATCCGCCTGGCGATTGCAGCTTACCGGGAACGAGCAGGTACGCCTTGCTTTATTCCGGCAGTCAAATCCAAGGTGGTCGCCGGATTCAGCCTGGAAACCCTTTACGACCTGTTTTCAGCGCTGAACCCCGCTGCTCCGGTTAGTGTGCTGACTGAAGCGTTGAAGTGCGGAGAACTGCGCGGTGTGGTGCTGTTTGCTGGATGCAACAATTTAAAGACTACTCAGGACAACAGTTATATTACTATAGCCAAATCGTTAGCTAAGAAAGATGTCTTTTTATTGGCTACCGGCTGTGCCGCCGGAGCCTTTGCAAAGCTTGGACTGCTCACCCCTGAGGCAGTTGAGATTTATGCCGGAGAGGGGCTGAAAGCCTTCCTGCGGCGCTTGGAGGAGGCTAATGCCCAAAAACTTCAGGGCGGCCTGCCGCTTGTGTTTCATATGGGCTCCTGTGTAGACAACACCAGAGCTGCCGACCTGGCTACAGCCATTGCTAATGATCTGGGTGTCGATACTCCCAAAATCCCATTTGCTGCCAGTGCGCCGGAAGCAATGACGGAGAAATCCCTGTCTATAGGTTCCTGGAATGTAGCCATGGGCCTGCCTGTCCATGTCGGTGTTATTCCTCCGGTTCTCGGTAGCGGCCTGGTCAATGGTCTTTTGCTGGACATTGCGCAGGACGTCTTCGGCGGCCATTTTATCTGGGAAACAGATCCGCTGCGGGCGGCAGAAGAAATTATGGCTGCGTTGCAGGCACGCTCATGGAAACTGAGGATTCATGGAGAGGCTGCTCAAAAATTCGGCACATCACTTACGGCTACCTGGTAG
- the cdhC gene encoding CO dehydrogenase/CO-methylating acetyl-CoA synthase complex subunit beta: MYVVDVGPQYEGERIRKNEFQVEFGGPEVAQKGELVTVKGLDEVEHDQIIITGPDIKDLPEGTSSPIFIKIDVAGEALEKDLEAVLERRIHQYINYLEGVFHMAQRYDIWIRIHKNAYKKGLNSLEHVGRILIDLFTAELPVIEKMSVEFVTDQVKVQELLAGAMQVYKERDDRIQGMREEDVEEFYGCVLCQSFAPTHVCIITPERISLCGAINWLDGRAATKVDPEGAQFAVPKGNLVDPENISYDNVNKVVTERSMGETTQFSLHSALSYPHTSCGCFEAIVFYIPEVDGFGIVSRDFVGSTVIGDPFSTLAGLASGGKQNEGYVGIGIQYLRSPKFLIADGGFNRVAWMTSTLKESAKDSIPAELADKIATEKDVQNVDELTEFMQNAGRL, from the coding sequence ATGTACGTGGTAGACGTTGGTCCGCAGTATGAAGGGGAAAGAATTCGCAAAAATGAATTCCAGGTAGAGTTTGGTGGCCCGGAGGTGGCCCAAAAGGGTGAACTGGTCACTGTCAAGGGCCTCGATGAGGTAGAGCACGATCAAATTATCATTACCGGGCCCGATATTAAAGATTTGCCGGAAGGCACCTCCAGCCCTATTTTTATTAAGATAGACGTGGCTGGGGAAGCGCTGGAAAAAGATCTGGAAGCGGTGTTGGAGCGGCGTATCCATCAATATATCAATTACCTGGAAGGCGTCTTTCATATGGCACAGCGCTACGATATCTGGATCCGCATCCATAAAAATGCCTATAAAAAAGGCTTAAACTCACTGGAACATGTAGGGCGGATTCTCATCGATCTCTTTACTGCAGAACTGCCGGTGATTGAAAAAATGTCGGTGGAATTTGTTACCGACCAGGTTAAGGTTCAGGAGTTGCTGGCAGGAGCCATGCAGGTATATAAAGAGCGGGATGACAGAATTCAGGGCATGCGGGAGGAGGACGTGGAGGAATTCTACGGTTGTGTCCTCTGTCAAAGCTTTGCTCCCACCCATGTCTGCATTATCACGCCAGAGCGTATTTCACTCTGTGGCGCCATTAACTGGCTCGACGGTCGCGCTGCCACCAAGGTTGACCCCGAGGGTGCTCAGTTTGCTGTGCCCAAGGGCAACCTCGTCGACCCTGAGAATATCTCTTATGACAATGTTAACAAGGTGGTAACTGAGCGTTCTATGGGAGAAACAACCCAATTTAGCCTCCACAGTGCCCTTTCCTATCCGCATACTTCCTGTGGCTGTTTCGAGGCAATTGTATTTTACATCCCCGAAGTTGATGGCTTTGGCATTGTCTCCAGGGACTTTGTCGGGTCAACTGTAATCGGCGATCCATTTTCTACCCTGGCTGGTCTGGCTAGTGGTGGCAAGCAAAATGAAGGCTATGTCGGAATCGGCATTCAGTATCTCAGGTCACCCAAATTTTTGATTGCTGATGGCGGCTTTAACCGGGTTGCCTGGATGACCTCTACGTTAAAAGAATCAGCAAAAGATAGTATTCCGGCAGAGCTGGCCGATAAAATCGCTACTGAAAAAGATGTGCAAAACGTAGATGAACTGACCGAATTCATGCAGAACGCTGGGCGGCTTTAA
- the cdhA gene encoding CO dehydrogenase/acetyl-CoA synthase complex subunit epsilon: MLKSNMREAEIKTIIKADDTWEPIGPTPMPTLTDLRNWDFRLLDTYEPFYAPFCDLCCLCTYGKCDLTGDKKGACGIDIASQQARWILICSLMGTAAHGAHGRHMIDHLIEKYGEDRKIDLGSQVNVEAPIIRTVMGLKPENLGDLRKAIEYVEREMIHLVSSTHMGQEGNYRDFESKAFHAGMLDHVALEAADIAQIVGYGLPTSVADTPLVDLGWGAIDRTKPTIVVVGHNAVTANAIIDYLQKHNLYDQVEVGGLCCTAHDVTRYASGAKVIGPLSRQRFFLKAGLADVVVTDEQCVVTDIPQMAREAGAAMIACSDKICYGLENASAREADDILREVLEKQKQYLILDPEKAAEVIVRAALALAPNRSVKKQLLNQTEASVLAGKCPGTCEACNRACPNLLPVSSGVNQARQGNFAKLGEVFLRCHGCAKCEEACVHQIPILRIMQAAATWDTYKMRSGRGPIHDVEIRKVGSPIVLGTIPGVVLFAGCSNFPGDIDDVAWLAEELARRKYIVTLSGCAAMAAAMRKDADGKTIYEKYTPEFDAGCIVNVGSCVANAHVVGAAIKIANIFATLPNRANFELMSDYILNRVGACGVVWGPYSQKALAIGTGAVRWGIPVVLGPHGSKYRRLFMSKKEMGDWTVIDGRTKQRVDTGEPTPEHMMLVTETKERALVTIIKQCFRRNDTPPGRAIKLNSYISAYKQVIGALPDDLQNFVRTEKEIPIVYKREVLAYLKEVGWQPKPVLSLPTIIGTYETKVPIEATIK; the protein is encoded by the coding sequence ATGTTAAAAAGCAATATGAGAGAAGCAGAAATTAAAACAATAATCAAGGCAGACGACACCTGGGAGCCGATTGGTCCGACACCGATGCCCACACTGACAGACCTGCGCAATTGGGACTTTCGCCTCCTTGACACGTATGAGCCTTTTTATGCTCCGTTTTGCGACTTATGCTGTCTTTGCACCTATGGCAAATGCGACTTGACAGGAGACAAAAAAGGCGCCTGCGGCATAGACATTGCCTCGCAGCAGGCCAGGTGGATCCTGATTTGTTCTTTGATGGGCACGGCGGCACATGGCGCCCATGGCCGGCACATGATCGATCACCTGATTGAAAAATATGGTGAAGACCGTAAAATTGACCTCGGCAGCCAGGTTAACGTAGAGGCCCCGATTATCAGGACAGTGATGGGCCTTAAACCAGAAAACCTTGGCGACCTGCGCAAGGCTATTGAATACGTTGAGCGGGAAATGATTCATCTGGTATCTTCTACCCATATGGGGCAAGAAGGTAATTACCGGGATTTTGAATCCAAGGCCTTTCATGCCGGTATGCTGGATCATGTAGCGCTGGAAGCGGCCGATATTGCCCAAATTGTTGGGTACGGTTTGCCTACTTCTGTAGCAGACACACCGTTAGTTGATCTGGGTTGGGGCGCCATAGACAGAACGAAGCCCACCATTGTAGTTGTGGGGCACAATGCTGTTACGGCTAATGCGATTATCGATTATCTGCAAAAACACAACCTCTATGATCAAGTGGAGGTGGGGGGACTATGTTGCACAGCCCATGACGTGACCCGGTATGCCAGTGGTGCCAAAGTGATTGGCCCGCTCTCGCGGCAGCGCTTTTTCTTAAAAGCAGGCCTTGCTGATGTGGTGGTTACTGATGAGCAGTGTGTAGTTACAGATATTCCGCAGATGGCAAGAGAAGCCGGAGCGGCAATGATTGCTTGTTCAGATAAGATATGCTATGGACTGGAAAACGCCTCAGCCAGAGAAGCTGATGATATTCTACGCGAAGTGCTGGAAAAACAAAAACAGTATTTGATCTTAGATCCGGAAAAAGCGGCTGAAGTAATCGTGCGGGCCGCCCTTGCCCTGGCTCCCAATCGCAGCGTCAAAAAGCAACTTTTAAACCAAACGGAGGCATCAGTTCTGGCTGGAAAATGCCCAGGAACTTGTGAAGCATGCAATAGAGCCTGTCCTAACCTTTTGCCTGTAAGTTCAGGTGTAAATCAGGCCAGACAAGGTAATTTTGCTAAGTTAGGCGAAGTGTTCCTGCGTTGCCATGGTTGCGCCAAGTGCGAAGAGGCATGTGTACACCAAATCCCAATCCTGCGTATAATGCAAGCGGCTGCTACCTGGGACACCTATAAAATGCGCTCTGGCCGTGGCCCGATTCATGACGTGGAAATCAGGAAGGTCGGATCGCCTATTGTTCTAGGCACTATCCCCGGGGTTGTACTTTTTGCCGGCTGTTCCAATTTCCCTGGCGATATTGATGATGTAGCCTGGTTAGCAGAAGAGCTGGCTCGGCGCAAGTATATCGTCACCCTTTCCGGCTGTGCGGCTATGGCTGCAGCCATGAGAAAAGATGCAGACGGCAAGACTATTTATGAAAAATACACACCCGAATTTGATGCCGGCTGTATCGTCAACGTCGGTTCCTGTGTTGCTAATGCCCATGTCGTGGGGGCTGCGATCAAAATCGCTAATATATTTGCCACCTTGCCGAATCGGGCCAACTTTGAATTGATGTCCGACTATATTTTAAACCGCGTTGGAGCCTGTGGTGTGGTTTGGGGTCCTTATTCCCAAAAGGCTCTGGCCATTGGAACCGGGGCAGTGCGCTGGGGCATTCCGGTTGTTCTTGGTCCGCACGGCTCCAAGTACCGCCGCCTGTTTATGAGTAAAAAAGAAATGGGTGACTGGACGGTAATTGACGGCCGGACCAAGCAAAGGGTTGACACCGGCGAGCCTACACCGGAACACATGATGCTGGTTACGGAAACAAAGGAGAGAGCGCTGGTCACCATCATCAAGCAGTGCTTCCGCCGCAATGACACGCCACCAGGCCGGGCCATCAAGCTGAATAGTTACATTTCCGCATACAAGCAGGTTATTGGTGCCCTTCCCGATGACTTGCAGAACTTCGTCCGCACAGAAAAAGAGATCCCCATTGTTTACAAGCGGGAAGTGCTGGCATACTTGAAGGAAGTAGGTTGGCAGCCTAAGCCTGTCCTTTCCTTGCCGACAATTATCGGCACTTATGAGACAAAAGTTCCCATTGAGGCGACTATAAAATAA
- a CDS encoding DegV family protein: protein MANVRVFTDSTAYLTDEDKKQFNITVVPLVITFQGNSYKERVEITDGEFYNALAEKGGFPTTSQPSAGDFVKAYQENANEGDEIISIHISSAISGTYASAIAAAGMLPNYNISAFDSLTTAACLRYLVLKAAEMAQSGAGKEEIVKTLTFMRDQVNILFMVDTLEYLRRGGRIGGAQALIGSLLQVKPILTIKGKIEVFDKVRTRQKALARIVDEFVKFYKSNDSSKIRASILHVHSHGTCDNLAQLINNDIPGLQLERISLGPVIGAHVGPGTLGLAYCLLP from the coding sequence TTGGCAAACGTAAGGGTGTTTACTGACAGTACCGCCTACCTGACAGATGAAGACAAAAAGCAGTTTAACATTACAGTAGTCCCTCTGGTGATCACATTTCAAGGCAATAGCTATAAGGAAAGAGTAGAGATTACAGATGGGGAATTTTACAATGCTTTGGCTGAAAAGGGAGGATTTCCCACAACGTCCCAACCTTCGGCGGGGGATTTTGTTAAAGCCTATCAAGAAAACGCTAATGAAGGCGATGAGATTATCTCCATTCACATTTCATCAGCAATTAGTGGAACCTATGCTTCAGCTATTGCAGCTGCAGGGATGCTACCTAATTACAATATCTCTGCCTTCGATTCCTTAACTACTGCTGCTTGTTTGCGCTATCTAGTATTAAAGGCAGCTGAAATGGCCCAAAGTGGGGCCGGTAAAGAAGAGATCGTGAAAACCTTAACCTTTATGCGTGACCAGGTGAATATTCTATTTATGGTGGATACTTTGGAATACTTGCGCAGAGGTGGAAGAATAGGTGGGGCGCAGGCCCTGATCGGCTCCCTGCTTCAGGTAAAGCCCATCTTAACAATTAAAGGTAAGATTGAAGTTTTTGATAAAGTTAGAACCCGGCAAAAGGCTTTGGCGCGAATAGTTGACGAGTTTGTAAAGTTTTACAAGTCGAATGATTCATCAAAAATTAGAGCCTCAATACTGCATGTCCATAGCCATGGCACATGCGATAACCTGGCTCAATTAATTAATAACGATATTCCAGGTCTGCAACTTGAAAGAATCTCTCTTGGTCCGGTAATCGGCGCTCATGTGGGGCCCGGCACTTTGGGATTAGCCTATTGTTTATTGCCTTAA